Sequence from the Lampris incognitus isolate fLamInc1 unplaced genomic scaffold, fLamInc1.hap2 scaffold_197, whole genome shotgun sequence genome:
TGTACTTCGACAGCTACACGGACGTCACCATCCACGAGCAGATGATCGCCGACCACGTGCGCACCAGCACGTACCGGGCGGGCATCCTGAGGAGCGGCGAGGCCATCCGGGGTAAGGTGGTGCTGGACGTGGGCGCCGGCACCGGCGTGCTGAGCGTGTTCTGCGTGCAGGCCGGCGCCAGCAAGGTGTACGCCGTGGAGGCCTGCTCCATCGCCGAGCAGGCCGAGAAGATCGTCAAGCAGAACAACATGGAGGACAAGATCGCGATCGTCAGGGGCGCCGTGGAGAGCGCCGACCTGCCCGAGATGGTGGACGTCATCGTGAGCGAGTGGATGGGCTACGCGCTGCTGCACGAGTCCATGCTGAGCTCCGTGCTGTACGCGCGCGACCGCTGGCTGAAGCCGGAAGGGCTCATTCTGCCGTGCAAGGCGGAGCTCTTCATCACGCCCGTCAACGACCTGGCGGTGGAGGACCGGCTGAACTTCTGGCGCACCGTCAAGGAGCAGTACGGCGTCGACATGTCCTGCATGGCCGAGTTCGCGCAGAAGTGCATCATGAACAGCGACATCGCCGTGACGTCGGTGACGGTGGAGGACGTGCTCTCGCACCCGTGCCGCTTCGCCGAGCTGGACCTGTACACCGTCACCGCGGAGGAGCTGAAGTCGGTGCGCGGGGCGTTCCGGTGCCAGTGCTTCGGCTCGGCGGCGGTCAACGCGCTCTGCGTCTGGTTCAACGTCACCTTCCCGTGCCAGGAGAAGCCGCTGGTGCTGTCCACGTCCCCCTTCAAGCCCGAGACCCACTGGAAACAGGCGGTGCTGTACCTGGACCAGCCGGTGGACGTGATGCAGGACACTGAGGTGGTGGGGGAGGTCCACATGTACCCCTCGGAGGACAGCGCCAGGCATATATGCATTCACGTGGATTACACGATCGGGGAGCAGAAAAGACTGTCAAAGACCTTCTCCATCCCGGACGGCTACTCGGAAgaagacaagtgtgccatgtGACGCAGAACACCATGACATGAACCCAGACAGGAACCCTGTGACCTGATGtctggcccccccccccaccaccaccatgagaAAACACCCCCCGCcctttacccccccacccctcaccccccctcGCCCCACCCGCTCGGGTTTCCATTTAGGGTTAATAAATTTTAAATGCAGTACGAACGGCTTCTGCTTGTGGCTTCACTTCTGTCGCATGTTGGTGGGTTTCGCTGATGGCGGCCAGGTTTCCCCTGGCCCGTCTGGCGTGAGGCTGGGGAGTAACTCAGTCTTTCAGTGGCGTTGCATCAGGCGGAAGTTCAGACATTGCCATATCAGACATTGCCATATCAGACACACAATTCTGTTGCCTAAATGAATGATTGCAGGACTTTATTCAGAGCGAGCTGTGACATATTTGAAGGGATGTTATTTGAAAACTGGTTTCGGTTTGATGTACTTTGCATTAGCGgcacagtgacgcagtggttaacacggtcgcctcacagcgagaaggtcccgggttcgagccccggggtagtcccaccttgggggtcgtcccgggtcgtcctctgtgtggagtttgcatgttctctgggtttcctcc
This genomic interval carries:
- the prmt6 gene encoding protein arginine N-methyltransferase 6, with amino-acid sequence MSQLAKKRKVDKQVQDSLYFDSYTDVTIHEQMIADHVRTSTYRAGILRSGEAIRGKVVLDVGAGTGVLSVFCVQAGASKVYAVEACSIAEQAEKIVKQNNMEDKIAIVRGAVESADLPEMVDVIVSEWMGYALLHESMLSSVLYARDRWLKPEGLILPCKAELFITPVNDLAVEDRLNFWRTVKEQYGVDMSCMAEFAQKCIMNSDIAVTSVTVEDVLSHPCRFAELDLYTVTAEELKSVRGAFRCQCFGSAAVNALCVWFNVTFPCQEKPLVLSTSPFKPETHWKQAVLYLDQPVDVMQDTEVVGEVHMYPSEDSARHICIHVDYTIGEQKRLSKTFSIPDGYSEEDKCAM